The genomic region AATCAAAATACCGGCGACAAGCCCTACGAGGGTAAGAATGTCCATGCATAGCCCTTATGGATAGTCCCTTACGGATTATTGTCTCTGAGACTGGCCCCATGTGGTGCGCCGTCTCAGTCATCACCTCAGTCGTTACGCAATGCCTCAATAATCGGCGCCGTTTCTGGCCGCACGCCCCGCCACACCCGGAACGATTCTGCAGCCTGTTCAACCAACATCCCCAAGCCATCAAACACCCGCACGGCTCCGTTACCCAGAGCCCACTGATTAAACGTGGTTGTCTGCAAAGAGTACATCATGTCGTAAACAACCGTGCCGGCCGCGATCACATTTGTACAAAGGGGCGGCAGGTCTCCCTGCAGGCTGGCGCTGGTGCCGTTGATAATGACATCAAACGGTTGGTCTGGTTCTTCAAATCCGCAGGCATTCAGAGTGGCCGCACCGGCCTCATCTGCAAACAGTGTAACCAGTGCTTCGGCTTTGGCCACCGTGCGGTTTGCGATGGTTAGGCTGGCGGGCTGTTGTTCAAGCAAAGGGCCCAAAACACCACGCACGGCGCCACCTGCACCCAAAACCAGGATGCGGGCACCTTTTAGCTGAACGCTGTGGTTGGCCAGAAGATCCCGAACCAGCCCGTGGCCATCGGTGTTATCCGCAACCAACTGCCCTTCGCTGTTCCGGTATAACGTGTTGGCAGCACCGGCTTTTTCGGCCCTCTCTGCCCGGCACTCCGCCAGCGCCCAAGCCTGCTCCTTAAAGGGTACCGTTACGTTCAGCCCCTTGCCGCCACCCTCAAAAAACTGGCGAACGGTTCCCACGAAGTCATCAAGAGGCGCCTGAACCGCCGTGTACTCCACCGGCTCGCCGGTCTGGCTGGTGAACAAACTGTGAATTCTTGGCGATTTGCTGTGGTTTATCGGGTGGCCGACCACCGCATAAAGCTCATTGCTCATTACTTACCTCGCTTACTGCGCGTTGCCGGCCAACCAGTCGCGCCCGGTGAGAAAGTGCTCCGTTAGGCGTGCTTCTTCGCTACCCGCATCCGGTACCCGGCTGTAATCCCAGCGCACCAGCGGTGGCAGCGACATCAAAATAGACTCAGTGCGCCCGCCAGACTGCAGGCCAAACAAAGTGCCACGGTCGTATACCAGGTTGAACTCCACATAACGCCCGCGCCGGTAAAGCTGAAAATCCCGCTCGCGCTCACCGTAAGTATGATCCATACGGCGCCGGACAATGGGCTCATACGCCTCAATATAGCTGTTACCCACAGATTTCATCAGCCCGAAATCTTTTTCAAAATCACCGGTGTTGTGGTCGTCAAAGAAAAGCCCGCCAACACCTCGAGGTTCATCCCGGTGCTTCAGGTAAAAATAATCGTCGCACCAGTCTTTGTAGCGGCGATAAGTCTCATCGCCGAACGCAGCGCAGGCATCTTTGGCGGTCTTGTGCCAATGCACGCAATCCTCGTCAAAGCCGTAATACGGGGTTAAATCATAACCGCCACCAAACCAGTAAACCGGCTCGCCATTTTTGGGCGTGGCGATAAAGAACCTTACGTTGGCGTGAGAAGTTGGCACATAAGGATTGTTCGGATGGATCACCAAGGAGACACCCATAGCCTGCCAGGGTGCACCGGCCAAATGGGGGCGATGTGCCGTGGCAGACGCAGGCATGGTCTCGCCCATCACATGGGAGAAATTCACCCCACCTTTTTCGAAGATACGGCCATCGCTGATCACCCGGCTTACACCGCCGCCGCCCTCTGGGCGATCCCAAGCGTCACGAACAAGCTTCGCGCCGCCTTCCAGCGCTTCTAGTCGCTGGCATATAGTGTCTTGCAGGCCAAGC from Marinobacter sp. LV10R510-11A harbors:
- the aroE gene encoding shikimate dehydrogenase translates to MSNELYAVVGHPINHSKSPRIHSLFTSQTGEPVEYTAVQAPLDDFVGTVRQFFEGGGKGLNVTVPFKEQAWALAECRAERAEKAGAANTLYRNSEGQLVADNTDGHGLVRDLLANHSVQLKGARILVLGAGGAVRGVLGPLLEQQPASLTIANRTVAKAEALVTLFADEAGAATLNACGFEEPDQPFDVIINGTSASLQGDLPPLCTNVIAAGTVVYDMMYSLQTTTFNQWALGNGAVRVFDGLGMLVEQAAESFRVWRGVRPETAPIIEALRND
- the hemF gene encoding oxygen-dependent coproporphyrinogen oxidase; translated protein: MPQHPDSNSVKQYLLGLQDTICQRLEALEGGAKLVRDAWDRPEGGGGVSRVISDGRIFEKGGVNFSHVMGETMPASATAHRPHLAGAPWQAMGVSLVIHPNNPYVPTSHANVRFFIATPKNGEPVYWFGGGYDLTPYYGFDEDCVHWHKTAKDACAAFGDETYRRYKDWCDDYFYLKHRDEPRGVGGLFFDDHNTGDFEKDFGLMKSVGNSYIEAYEPIVRRRMDHTYGERERDFQLYRRGRYVEFNLVYDRGTLFGLQSGGRTESILMSLPPLVRWDYSRVPDAGSEEARLTEHFLTGRDWLAGNAQ